A window from Sphingopyxis macrogoltabida encodes these proteins:
- a CDS encoding N-6 DNA methylase: MSLIKSRERVNDHGEVFTPPWLVEKMLDIVKGETERIDARFLEPACGSGNFLVPILQRKLAAVQLKFGKSEFERRHYALFGLMCCYGIELLPDNIAECRANMLEVFADYLGVGQQDEAYRAASFVLTLNLVHGDAMTMRDTAGAPISVVEWGYLGKGKFQRRDFRLDVLTGMASFSAEDSLFASLGKHEIFTPTSSYPPMSLGDLAAM; the protein is encoded by the coding sequence ATCACGGTGAGGTATTCACTCCCCCGTGGCTCGTCGAAAAGATGCTCGATATCGTCAAAGGCGAGACGGAGCGCATCGACGCGCGCTTTCTTGAACCTGCCTGCGGCAGCGGCAATTTCCTGGTGCCGATCCTTCAGCGCAAGCTTGCGGCAGTGCAACTGAAATTCGGTAAGTCTGAATTCGAGCGGCGCCACTACGCGCTGTTTGGCCTTATGTGCTGCTACGGTATCGAGCTGCTGCCCGACAATATCGCCGAATGCCGCGCGAACATGCTGGAGGTCTTTGCTGACTATCTCGGCGTCGGCCAGCAGGACGAGGCCTATCGCGCCGCCTCCTTCGTGCTGACGCTCAATCTCGTCCATGGCGATGCCATGACCATGCGCGACACAGCGGGCGCGCCGATCAGCGTCGTGGAGTGGGGCTATTTAGGAAAGGGCAAGTTCCAGAGGCGGGATTTCCGGCTCGATGTGCTCACCGGAATGGCAAGTTTCAGCGCCGAGGACTCGCTCTTCGCCAGCCTCGGGAAGCACGAAATCTTCACGCCCACATCATCATATCCGCCGATGTCGCTTGGCGACCTCGCGGCAATGTGA
- a CDS encoding Eco57I restriction-modification methylase domain-containing protein, with translation MNEQAGFTLRGRNPDVLTCIANLSNDEVFTPPEFANRMLDTLAEAWATANDGASIWGNRNVRFLDPFTKSGVFLREITTRLIAGLADEIPELQERVDHILTRQVFGIGITKLTSLLARRSLYCSKYANGEHSVASSFKTEVGNIWFERIEHTWNGGKCSFCGAPRSLFDRDKGLENHAYALIHTNNIKARIGELFGADMQFDVLIGNPPYQMTGGAGGTSDSSIYHLFVEQAMALEPRYISMVIPSRWMAGGRGMDDFRQAFLSGGHLKELVDFPASAEVFPGVEIKAGICYFLWDRAHKGKCNVTTFRGGEAIGPIARKLDEYDIFVRDGRALSILHKVLSHDEVPINSILSRDTAFGLASNFAQFRATERDGDVALFFIQRMKRGVGYVARDTIRKSIPLIDKWKLLVPEAYNGGDAVPHQILGKPVVAPPNSVCTQSFLVFSVDTQQEAESVRSYYSTRLFRFLVSQRKITQHALNSTYSWVPMQTWDTTWTDEMLYEKYGISADEQAYIESQVRAMDVGDGE, from the coding sequence ATGAACGAACAGGCGGGATTCACATTGCGGGGGCGCAATCCCGACGTTTTGACCTGCATCGCCAACCTGTCGAACGACGAGGTGTTTACGCCGCCGGAGTTCGCCAACCGGATGCTGGACACACTGGCCGAGGCGTGGGCAACGGCCAATGACGGGGCGAGCATATGGGGAAATCGAAATGTTCGATTCCTCGACCCCTTCACCAAGTCTGGCGTCTTCCTGCGCGAGATCACCACGCGGCTGATTGCTGGGCTGGCCGATGAAATCCCAGAGCTGCAGGAGCGGGTCGATCATATCCTGACCCGCCAGGTTTTTGGCATCGGCATCACTAAACTCACTAGCCTGTTGGCGCGACGCAGCCTTTATTGCTCGAAGTATGCCAACGGCGAACATTCGGTCGCCAGCAGCTTCAAGACGGAAGTCGGTAACATCTGGTTTGAGCGGATCGAGCACACCTGGAACGGAGGGAAGTGCTCGTTCTGCGGTGCGCCCCGCTCCCTCTTTGACCGCGACAAAGGCCTGGAGAACCACGCCTATGCTCTCATTCACACCAACAACATAAAAGCTCGCATTGGAGAGCTGTTCGGAGCCGACATGCAGTTCGATGTACTTATCGGAAACCCTCCCTATCAGATGACCGGCGGGGCTGGCGGAACAAGTGATTCATCTATCTATCATCTGTTCGTTGAGCAGGCGATGGCGCTGGAGCCAAGATATATTTCGATGGTAATTCCATCTCGCTGGATGGCAGGTGGCCGTGGGATGGATGATTTTCGTCAGGCTTTCCTGAGCGGCGGTCATCTGAAGGAATTAGTTGACTTTCCCGCGTCGGCGGAAGTTTTCCCTGGTGTCGAAATCAAGGCCGGCATCTGCTATTTCCTATGGGATAGGGCACATAAGGGGAAGTGCAATGTCACGACGTTTCGCGGCGGCGAAGCCATCGGTCCTATAGCACGCAAACTTGATGAGTATGACATCTTTGTTCGTGATGGACGAGCGCTATCAATTCTTCATAAGGTTCTTTCACACGATGAGGTTCCTATAAACAGCATTTTAAGCCGAGATACCGCCTTTGGCCTTGCCTCAAATTTTGCTCAATTTCGCGCGACTGAGCGCGATGGCGATGTGGCACTTTTTTTCATTCAGAGGATGAAGAGAGGCGTCGGGTACGTAGCTCGTGATACCATAAGGAAGAGTATTCCTCTCATCGACAAGTGGAAGCTTCTCGTACCGGAAGCTTATAATGGTGGCGACGCGGTTCCACATCAAATACTTGGCAAGCCTGTTGTTGCCCCACCTAACTCAGTGTGCACTCAGTCATTTCTTGTATTTAGCGTTGATACTCAACAAGAGGCTGAGAGTGTGCGATCGTACTACTCCACGCGCTTGTTTAGGTTTCTGGTGTCTCAACGAAAAATAACTCAGCATGCGCTGAACTCAACTTACTCATGGGTCCCAATGCAGACATGGGACACGACTTGGACGGATGAGATGCTGTACGAGAAATATGGCATTTCAGCGGACGAGCAGGCTTACATCGAGTCTCAAGTTCGCGCGATGGATGTCGGCGATGGCGAGTAA
- a CDS encoding GIY-YIG nuclease family protein — translation MASKPAIEEILTPKPEARPRIYAYSIASDTHSGLLKVGQTTRDVTQRVSEQLKTAAITNYTIELDENGERDDGGIITDHAVREALKRKGFANPQLEWMRCTVADVKTVLAELRSGQQFTGTHHEDFPPRKEQAEAVDQTYAYFRSRWEQDPKAVPRFLWNAKMRFGKTFTSYQLAKKLGAKRVLVLTFKPAVEDAWQADLENHRDFDGWQYLSRKSGRDPSQIDPEKPVVFFGSFQDLLGRDKAGNIKARHEWVHTTNWDLVVFDEYHFGAWRETAKELFEGEEEAVAKKETSLEYAADLEDVNEDLGVLSESEAEFLPITTRAYLYLSGTPFKALATGEFIEEQIFNWTYTDEQKAKAAFAAKNPGKRNPYGALPQMRLLTYQMPDELLAIASAGEFDEFDLNAFFSATGTGDAAEFKFKNDVQKWLDIIRGGYAPQTVKSLKAGTRPPFPYSDVRLLPYLQHSFWFLPNVAACHAMANLLKERQNTFWHDYNVIVSAGATAGIGLDALPPVREAIGSGFDTKTITLSCGKLTTGVTVAQWSSILMLRNLKSPETYFQAAFRVQSPWSIKNPNGDDPNEEEVLKPVCFVFDFAPTRALRQLSEYGIGLSPGEANPENAVRELVSFLPVLAYDGANMTQIDAGGILDIAMAGTSATLLARKWESALLVNVDNDTLRRVLDNPEAMAAVERIEGWRSLGDNIIETIINKSETVKDLKAKAKEKGGELSAKEKKELTDEEKEYKSKRKLVQEKLIKFATRIPAFMYLTDFRENTLQDVITKLEPELFQSVTGLTVADFHLLVRLKVFNTERMNEAVFAFRRYEDASLRYTGIESHEGLTHYGLYDTVVAKDEAA, via the coding sequence ATGGCGAGTAAGCCCGCAATTGAGGAAATCCTCACCCCAAAGCCGGAAGCACGCCCCCGCATCTACGCCTATTCGATCGCATCCGACACACACAGCGGCCTTCTCAAGGTCGGTCAGACCACTCGCGACGTGACGCAGCGTGTCTCGGAGCAGCTCAAGACGGCCGCGATCACCAATTACACGATCGAGCTGGACGAAAACGGGGAGCGTGATGATGGCGGCATCATCACCGATCACGCAGTGCGTGAAGCCCTAAAGCGAAAGGGTTTTGCCAATCCGCAGCTCGAATGGATGCGCTGCACGGTGGCCGACGTGAAAACCGTGCTCGCAGAGCTGCGCTCAGGCCAGCAATTCACCGGCACTCACCATGAGGATTTCCCGCCGCGCAAAGAGCAGGCGGAAGCGGTCGATCAGACCTACGCCTATTTCCGCTCCCGCTGGGAACAGGACCCCAAGGCGGTGCCGCGCTTCCTCTGGAACGCGAAGATGCGGTTCGGCAAGACGTTCACGTCCTACCAGCTCGCCAAGAAGCTTGGAGCGAAGCGGGTACTGGTCCTGACGTTCAAGCCAGCGGTCGAGGATGCGTGGCAGGCCGACCTGGAAAACCATCGGGATTTCGATGGCTGGCAGTATCTCTCCCGCAAATCGGGGCGCGACCCGAGCCAGATTGATCCCGAAAAGCCCGTGGTATTCTTCGGCTCTTTCCAGGACCTCCTTGGCCGCGACAAGGCCGGAAATATCAAGGCCCGCCATGAGTGGGTGCATACGACGAATTGGGATTTGGTCGTGTTCGACGAATACCATTTCGGCGCCTGGCGGGAGACGGCCAAGGAGCTGTTCGAGGGCGAGGAAGAGGCAGTCGCCAAGAAGGAGACCAGCCTTGAGTATGCAGCAGACCTCGAAGACGTGAACGAGGATCTCGGCGTCCTCTCAGAGAGCGAGGCCGAGTTCCTGCCGATCACGACACGGGCTTACCTCTATCTCTCGGGAACGCCTTTCAAGGCCCTGGCCACCGGCGAGTTCATCGAGGAGCAGATTTTCAACTGGACCTACACCGACGAGCAGAAGGCCAAGGCCGCGTTTGCGGCCAAAAATCCCGGTAAGCGGAACCCCTACGGGGCGTTGCCGCAGATGCGCCTGCTGACCTACCAGATGCCTGACGAGCTGCTGGCAATCGCCAGCGCAGGCGAGTTCGACGAGTTCGACCTGAACGCCTTTTTCAGTGCAACAGGTACGGGCGACGCGGCGGAGTTCAAGTTCAAGAACGATGTCCAGAAGTGGCTCGACATCATCCGCGGCGGCTATGCGCCGCAGACGGTCAAGAGCCTCAAGGCCGGCACCAGGCCGCCATTCCCCTATTCGGACGTGCGGCTGCTGCCCTATCTGCAACACTCCTTCTGGTTTTTGCCGAACGTGGCCGCCTGCCACGCCATGGCTAACCTGCTCAAGGAGCGGCAGAACACCTTCTGGCACGATTACAACGTGATCGTGTCCGCCGGTGCGACGGCAGGGATCGGCCTCGACGCGCTGCCGCCGGTGCGCGAAGCGATCGGCAGCGGCTTTGACACCAAGACGATCACTCTGTCCTGCGGCAAGCTCACCACCGGCGTCACCGTCGCGCAGTGGTCGTCGATCCTGATGTTGCGGAACCTTAAGTCGCCGGAAACCTACTTTCAGGCGGCGTTCCGGGTGCAATCGCCATGGTCGATCAAGAACCCCAACGGGGATGATCCGAACGAGGAAGAGGTCCTCAAGCCGGTCTGCTTCGTATTCGATTTCGCCCCGACGCGCGCGCTGCGCCAGCTCTCGGAATACGGCATTGGCCTTTCGCCTGGCGAGGCCAATCCCGAGAATGCTGTCCGCGAGCTGGTCTCGTTCCTCCCTGTGCTCGCCTATGACGGCGCGAACATGACACAGATCGATGCCGGCGGTATCCTCGATATCGCCATGGCTGGGACCTCGGCCACGCTGCTCGCGCGCAAGTGGGAATCGGCGTTGCTGGTCAATGTCGACAACGACACGCTCCGTCGTGTTCTGGACAATCCCGAAGCAATGGCCGCCGTCGAGCGGATCGAAGGATGGCGGTCTCTCGGGGACAACATCATCGAGACGATCATCAACAAGAGCGAGACGGTTAAAGACCTTAAAGCCAAGGCGAAGGAAAAGGGGGGCGAGCTGTCTGCGAAAGAGAAGAAGGAGCTGACGGACGAGGAGAAGGAGTACAAATCGAAGCGCAAGCTGGTGCAGGAGAAGCTGATCAAGTTTGCCACACGCATTCCGGCCTTCATGTACCTGACGGATTTTCGCGAAAATACGCTTCAAGATGTCATCACCAAATTGGAGCCCGAGCTGTTCCAATCGGTAACGGGCCTGACGGTCGCGGACTTTCACCTGCTCGTGCGGCTTAAGGTGTTCAACACGGAGCGCATGAACGAAGCAGTGTTCGCCTTCCGGCGATATGAGGACGCCTCGCTCCGGTATACCGGCATCGAAAGCCACGAAGGGCTGACGCATTATGGCCTTTACGACACCGTGGTTGCAAAGGACGAGGCAGCCTGA
- a CDS encoding AAA family ATPase — protein sequence MEVDKSLVSALIEAAMSANYTGVRRIGGQIAKSLAEQDDLEGAKALQSLLRKRGVPLQASGYAEALPRDAGSRLPLIEEGQWPTTPIMLGGEAGQTISQFIEDAQHISLLAEKGVSARLGLLLYGPPGTGKTLLAGHIAASLQRPLYVARLDSLISSRLGETAKNVRGIFDFVPARNAVLFLDEMDAIAKLRDDRNELGELKRVVNTVLQGLDSLTDDVVTVGATNHPHLLDPAIWRRFPYKVKLDLPDEDVRASMWEHFLFQEDALHKDNARLLARVSEGLNGADIENIALASRRRAILSDREVDLARILLAVSGSKTGSPRLLDSRDLETADKKVLTRLLHEKGGIGQAEIGKIVGVSRQMVHRYLKEAIDG from the coding sequence ATGGAAGTTGACAAGTCCCTTGTATCTGCGCTGATCGAAGCCGCCATGTCGGCGAATTACACCGGAGTCCGCCGTATCGGCGGCCAGATCGCCAAAAGCCTAGCGGAACAAGACGACCTGGAGGGCGCGAAGGCCCTCCAGTCGCTGCTCCGGAAGCGTGGCGTCCCCCTTCAAGCTTCGGGCTATGCCGAGGCGCTTCCGCGTGACGCAGGATCGCGACTACCCCTCATTGAAGAGGGGCAATGGCCGACAACGCCGATCATGCTCGGGGGGGAGGCTGGCCAGACCATCTCGCAGTTCATCGAGGATGCGCAGCATATCAGCTTGCTGGCCGAGAAGGGCGTTTCCGCGCGCCTTGGCCTGTTGCTTTACGGCCCGCCAGGAACGGGGAAAACCCTGCTGGCGGGACATATCGCGGCGTCGCTGCAACGGCCGCTCTACGTCGCCCGTCTTGATTCCCTGATCTCGTCTCGACTTGGCGAAACCGCCAAAAATGTCCGGGGGATATTCGATTTCGTGCCTGCTCGTAACGCGGTGCTGTTCCTCGACGAAATGGACGCCATTGCAAAGCTTCGCGATGATCGGAACGAGCTGGGCGAGCTAAAGCGTGTCGTGAACACCGTTCTTCAGGGGCTCGATTCCCTGACGGACGACGTGGTGACCGTCGGCGCGACCAACCATCCACACCTCCTCGATCCCGCCATTTGGCGGCGCTTTCCCTACAAGGTGAAGCTGGATCTTCCCGATGAGGACGTGCGCGCCAGCATGTGGGAGCATTTCCTGTTTCAGGAAGATGCCCTTCACAAAGACAATGCGCGCTTGCTGGCGCGGGTTTCAGAAGGGCTGAACGGCGCGGATATCGAGAATATCGCGCTCGCGTCACGGCGGCGGGCGATCCTCAGTGACCGCGAGGTCGATCTGGCGCGTATCCTTCTCGCGGTTAGCGGATCAAAAACCGGCAGCCCACGCCTGCTCGACAGCCGGGACCTGGAAACGGCGGATAAGAAGGTTCTGACCCGCCTGCTCCACGAAAAGGGCGGCATCGGCCAAGCCGAGATTGGCAAGATCGTCGGTGTCAGTCGTCAGATGGTGCACCGCTATCTGAAGGAGGCGATCGATGGTTGA